One genomic region from Blattabacterium cuenoti encodes:
- a CDS encoding ribosome-binding factor A, whose product MKEMSFIRNEKLSSIFSIEIAEILNEEIRNKNNENFLVTLIKVCLTPDMNLIKVYISIYPSLNKKILEFIRSKSRFYRKLLSKRLRYRVKKIPKLDFRVSIKD is encoded by the coding sequence ATGAAAGAAATGAGTTTCATTAGAAATGAAAAATTGTCTTCAATATTTTCTATAGAAATAGCAGAAATTCTTAATGAAGAAATTAGAAATAAAAATAACGAAAATTTTTTAGTCACTTTGATTAAAGTATGTCTAACCCCCGATATGAATTTGATAAAAGTTTATATCAGTATTTATCCTTCTTTGAATAAGAAAATTTTAGAATTTATACGTTCTAAATCTAGATTTTATAGAAAATTACTTTCTAAAAGACTTAGATATCGTGTGAAAAAAATACCGAAATTAGATTTTCGTGTTTCAATAAAAGATTAA
- the rpmA gene encoding 50S ribosomal protein L27: MAHKKGSGSSKNGRDSIGRRLGVKIYGNQYANSGNIIVRQRGTKHHPGRNVGIGKDHTLYAIKSGYVYFKKMKKNRSVVSIISSKKNKTG; encoded by the coding sequence ATGGCTCATAAAAAAGGTTCAGGAAGTTCTAAAAATGGAAGAGATTCAATCGGAAGAAGATTAGGTGTTAAAATATATGGAAATCAATATGCTAATTCCGGAAACATAATCGTTCGCCAGCGTGGAACTAAACATCATCCTGGAAGAAATGTAGGAATAGGAAAAGATCACACTTTATATGCTATAAAAAGTGGATATGTTTATTTTAAAAAAATGAAAAAAAATAGATCAGTTGTTTCTATTATATCAAGTAAAAAAAATAAGACTGGGTAG
- the rplU gene encoding 50S ribosomal protein L21 — translation MTYAIVNIQGKQFKLFENKYVYVPHISMNLGDRIFLNQVFLFSKKGIPLLGDPFLENISVQVEILQHIKGNKIIIFKKKRRKGYKVKNGFRPIFSKIKVISFLEKNNN, via the coding sequence ATGACTTACGCTATTGTAAATATACAAGGAAAGCAATTCAAACTTTTTGAAAATAAATATGTTTATGTTCCTCATATTTCTATGAATTTAGGGGATAGAATATTTTTAAACCAAGTTTTTTTGTTTTCTAAAAAAGGAATTCCTCTTTTAGGAGATCCTTTTTTAGAAAATATAAGTGTTCAAGTAGAAATATTACAACATATAAAAGGCAACAAAATCATTATTTTCAAAAAAAAGAGAAGAAAAGGATATAAAGTAAAAAATGGATTTAGACCTATTTTTTCAAAAATTAAAGTAATTTCTTTTTTAGAAAAAAACAACAATTAA